A DNA window from Thermodesulfobacteriota bacterium contains the following coding sequences:
- a CDS encoding DNA-3-methyladenine glycosylase — MKKLPRSFYDRNTVEVAQELLGKLLVHNVDGKDRVARIVEVEAYVGPHDLACHSSKGMTGRTRVMFGPPGHAYIYLVYGMYHCMNVVTEGEGHASAVLLRALEPVANVDAATNGPGRLCKAMGIDRRLNAHDLTGDGFFIAEEPGASPAAIVKRPRVGVDYAGRRWAGRLLRFYIRGNPFVSKP; from the coding sequence GTGAAGAAGCTCCCCCGCTCCTTCTACGACAGGAACACCGTGGAAGTCGCCCAGGAGCTGCTCGGGAAGCTGCTCGTCCACAACGTTGACGGAAAGGACCGGGTCGCGCGGATCGTGGAGGTCGAGGCGTACGTCGGGCCGCACGACCTCGCCTGCCATTCGTCGAAGGGGATGACGGGGCGGACCCGGGTCATGTTCGGGCCGCCGGGACACGCGTACATCTACCTTGTGTACGGCATGTACCATTGCATGAACGTGGTCACGGAGGGCGAAGGGCACGCCTCGGCCGTATTGCTGCGCGCCCTCGAACCGGTGGCGAACGTCGACGCCGCCACGAACGGGCCGGGCCGGTTGTGCAAGGCGATGGGGATCGACCGGCGCCTGAACGCGCACGACCTGACGGGCGACGGTTTTTTCATCGCGGAGGAGCCCGGCGCCTCCCCCGCCGCGATCGTGAAGAGGCCCCGGGTCGGCGTCGACTACGCCGGCCGCCGTTGGGCCGGCCGGCTCCTGCGGTTCTACATCAGAGGGAATCCGTTCGTCTCGAAACCGTAA
- a CDS encoding serine hydrolase, with product MIACLLAAASPARAGERRPDPFPGVAASYLLKVDGTAVWEHSPDRRLPPASLTKMMTALLVLERGRLGEVATVSRAAAAETGARIGLKPGDRLRVAELLAATLLRSANDAAHALAEHVDGTEGRFVKRMNARAAALGMRNTRFANASGRHHPGHYSTANDLALLAEAALADDRFARLVAQVRLDIENADGSRTFPLENGNEMVGRYRGAVGVKTGYTREAGPCLVVLAERGPNRVLLVLLNAPNRWWDAVGMLDNAFSLAAAGGATPRP from the coding sequence TTGATCGCCTGCCTGCTGGCGGCGGCTTCGCCGGCCCGGGCGGGCGAAAGGCGGCCTGACCCCTTTCCGGGGGTCGCCGCCTCCTACCTGCTGAAAGTTGACGGGACGGCGGTCTGGGAGCATTCGCCGGACCGCCGCCTGCCTCCCGCGAGCCTCACGAAGATGATGACGGCGCTGCTCGTCCTGGAGCGCGGACGCCTCGGCGAGGTGGCGACGGTCAGCCGGGCGGCCGCGGCGGAGACCGGCGCGCGGATCGGCCTTAAGCCCGGCGACCGGCTGCGCGTCGCCGAGCTGCTTGCCGCGACGCTTCTGCGGTCGGCAAACGACGCCGCCCACGCCCTGGCGGAGCACGTGGACGGGACGGAAGGGCGGTTCGTGAAGCGCATGAACGCCCGGGCGGCGGCCCTCGGGATGCGCAATACCCGCTTCGCCAACGCGTCGGGGCGCCACCATCCCGGCCACTACTCGACGGCGAACGACCTCGCCCTGCTCGCGGAGGCAGCGCTCGCGGACGACCGGTTCGCGCGGCTCGTCGCGCAGGTGCGCCTCGACATCGAAAACGCCGACGGCAGCCGGACGTTTCCGCTGGAAAACGGCAACGAGATGGTGGGGCGGTACCGGGGCGCGGTCGGAGTGAAGACCGGCTACACCCGGGAGGCGGGACCTTGCCTCGTCGTTCTGGCGGAGCGCGGCCCCAACCGCGTCCTCCTCGTCCTGCTGAACGCGCCGAACCGGTGGTGGGACGCCGTCGGGATGCTGGACAACGCATTCTCCCTGGCCGCGGCGGGGGGCGCGACGCCGCGGCCATGA
- a CDS encoding 2-hydroxyacyl-CoA dehydratase family protein produces MRTEVIARQKELGRKTAIVLPVFYPRELLTAMDVHAVELWGPPGPPRGPDSGRIQSYVCAVARNALAFLASGGGKDADALLIPHTCDALQGLATLAPDLGGWEKPAFRYHHPKGEDRPSARKFVRSELEALAGELSRLTGKPPDAGRLREAIALQAKIDRLRGTLLSRRAYLETDDGALYRLLRRGEYLWPEDHLAELEDAVRGIREGRRRSGIPLMVTGYVPEPMTLFDLLDAAGAYVAADDYAAIGRRIPLPSEDEDADPLDRLSVLPFRLPPCPTRSADLVRRMAYLEGLYRRSGSAGLVVHIPKFCEPESFDVPAILQRFAGLGAPVLLLETGLEKEMPAQAATRLEAFVENLKYRYPSN; encoded by the coding sequence ATGCGAACTGAAGTCATCGCCCGGCAGAAGGAACTCGGCAGGAAGACCGCGATCGTCCTGCCGGTGTTCTACCCGCGGGAGCTGCTCACCGCGATGGATGTCCACGCGGTGGAGCTGTGGGGCCCGCCCGGCCCTCCCCGCGGGCCGGATTCCGGGCGCATCCAGAGCTACGTATGCGCCGTGGCGCGCAACGCCCTCGCGTTCCTCGCGTCGGGCGGGGGGAAGGATGCGGACGCGCTCCTGATCCCCCACACCTGCGACGCCCTCCAGGGGCTGGCGACCCTCGCCCCCGACCTCGGCGGCTGGGAGAAGCCGGCGTTCCGATACCATCACCCGAAGGGGGAGGACCGCCCTTCCGCAAGGAAATTCGTCCGCTCGGAGCTGGAGGCGCTGGCCGGGGAGCTTTCCCGCCTGACCGGCAAACCGCCGGATGCCGGCCGGCTCCGGGAGGCGATAGCGCTTCAAGCCAAGATCGACCGTCTACGCGGGACGCTGCTGTCCCGGCGCGCATATCTCGAGACGGACGACGGCGCTTTGTACCGCCTGCTCCGCCGGGGCGAATATCTCTGGCCCGAAGATCACCTCGCGGAGCTGGAGGACGCCGTGCGCGGGATCCGCGAAGGGCGCCGCAGGAGCGGGATCCCCCTGATGGTCACCGGTTATGTTCCGGAGCCCATGACCCTCTTCGATCTTCTGGACGCCGCGGGCGCCTACGTGGCCGCCGACGATTACGCCGCGATCGGGCGACGAATCCCCCTTCCTTCGGAAGATGAGGACGCGGACCCGCTCGACCGGCTTTCCGTCCTTCCGTTCCGGCTGCCTCCCTGCCCGACCCGCTCTGCGGACCTGGTGCGCAGGATGGCTTACCTGGAGGGGCTGTATCGGCGGTCGGGTTCCGCGGGGCTTGTCGTTCACATCCCGAAATTCTGCGAGCCTGAAAGCTTCGACGTCCCCGCGATCCTGCAGCGGTTCGCCGGTCTCGGCGCGCCTGTGCTGCTGCTGGAAACCGGGCTGGAAAAGGAGATGCCCGCACAGGCAGCCACCCGACTGGAAGCATTCGTGGAGAACTTAAAATATAGGTATCCATCAAATTGA
- a CDS encoding 2-hydroxyacyl-CoA dehydratase family protein yields the protein MSAVSAVSRIRARAGRKGRTRPTGPFGPPLESTRKLKELTSLHYLAGRYADGAVPVAWVTSGFPVEILRALGFHTVYPENHAAICSVKRMVPDLSAAVERLGYSRDLCGYARADIGCAVTGTTPVGRLPRPDLLCCCTNICQTVLYWYRALADRFRVPLVVIDAPFLYGEAKPRHLDYVAEQLLELAATAERIARRRLDREALAETLRRSREGSLLWGECLEAGRARPSPWTGFDAFFHLAPIVAIRGTAECNRYYRMLRDELKDRAARGVGGIADERVRLLWDNLPVWFRLRELSTRLAENGFNIVCSTYTSAWADAGALVDPSDPEGSMARAYLHVFLNRDLPYRLALMKRLCREYGAAGAILHSDRSCKPYSIGQVDLQRRLVSEAGVRALLLEADHADPRAWSEEQADHRLQAFMEGFE from the coding sequence TTGTCCGCGGTCTCCGCGGTTTCGCGGATCCGTGCGCGCGCGGGGCGCAAGGGTAGGACACGTCCGACCGGTCCCTTCGGCCCCCCCCTGGAATCCACGCGCAAGCTGAAGGAGCTGACCTCCCTCCATTACCTTGCGGGCCGGTACGCCGACGGCGCCGTTCCGGTCGCCTGGGTCACCTCCGGCTTCCCCGTCGAGATTCTGCGGGCGCTCGGATTCCATACGGTCTACCCTGAAAACCACGCCGCGATCTGCTCGGTGAAGCGCATGGTCCCGGACCTTTCCGCGGCGGTGGAGCGGCTCGGCTATTCGAGGGACCTCTGCGGCTACGCGCGCGCCGACATCGGCTGCGCCGTCACGGGGACGACCCCCGTGGGGCGCCTCCCCCGCCCCGACCTGCTCTGCTGCTGCACGAACATCTGCCAGACGGTCCTTTACTGGTACCGAGCCCTCGCGGACCGCTTCCGCGTCCCACTCGTCGTCATCGATGCCCCATTCCTGTACGGCGAGGCGAAGCCGCGTCACCTGGACTACGTCGCGGAGCAGCTTCTGGAGCTCGCCGCGACGGCGGAACGGATCGCTCGCCGCAGGCTGGACCGGGAAGCGCTGGCCGAAACGCTGCGCCGCTCCCGCGAAGGCTCGCTGCTCTGGGGGGAGTGCCTGGAGGCCGGTCGGGCGAGGCCGTCCCCATGGACCGGGTTCGACGCGTTCTTCCACCTGGCCCCGATCGTCGCCATCCGCGGCACCGCCGAGTGCAACCGCTATTACCGGATGCTCCGGGACGAGCTGAAGGACCGCGCCGCGCGCGGCGTGGGCGGCATCGCGGACGAGCGGGTGCGACTGCTCTGGGACAACCTGCCCGTGTGGTTCCGGCTCCGCGAGCTTTCCACCCGGCTTGCGGAAAACGGGTTCAACATCGTCTGCTCCACCTACACGAGCGCCTGGGCCGATGCCGGCGCCCTGGTCGATCCCTCCGATCCCGAAGGTTCCATGGCGCGCGCCTATCTGCACGTGTTCCTCAACCGGGACCTTCCGTACCGGCTCGCCCTCATGAAGCGGCTTTGCCGGGAGTACGGCGCTGCCGGCGCGATCCTTCACAGCGACCGCTCGTGCAAGCCGTACTCGATCGGCCAGGTGGACCTCCAGAGACGCCTCGTCTCGGAGGCGGGGGTCCGGGCGCTGCTGCTGGAGGCGGACCACGCGGATCCGCGCGCCTGGTCGGAGGAACAGGCCGATCACCGCCTGCAGGCCTTCATGGAGGGGTTCGAATGA
- a CDS encoding DUF4412 domain-containing protein has translation MGKRTGKGIVALAFLAAAVAAFSGASFAAGLAPASVEYSADRHVTTGSGEAMTGKVHAAPGKERNEFGAGAVSIMRMDKKVMWTLMPDQKKYMEHKFGESTAKRDPGNIQDCDVKQTAAGEETLDGFRTRKSTIEVSCPGKEKFGGTMWITKENIVMRMETDVKTSGAKKEKFRMELKNLKIGKQDPALFEIPKGYEKFEVPSIGNIQQMFRDQAAKDEQRRREQEEAKAREREEAAAKARETGRSYSAQPREQTPLESGVDKAKKLKNLLGW, from the coding sequence ATGGGGAAGAGGACAGGGAAGGGGATCGTTGCTCTCGCGTTCCTGGCCGCGGCGGTTGCGGCGTTTTCGGGGGCGTCCTTCGCGGCCGGCCTCGCGCCCGCCAGCGTCGAATACTCGGCGGACCGCCATGTGACCACGGGATCGGGTGAAGCCATGACGGGGAAGGTCCACGCCGCCCCGGGGAAGGAGCGCAACGAGTTCGGGGCGGGGGCCGTCAGCATCATGCGCATGGACAAGAAGGTCATGTGGACGCTGATGCCCGATCAGAAGAAGTACATGGAGCACAAGTTCGGCGAGAGTACCGCGAAACGGGACCCGGGGAACATCCAGGATTGCGACGTGAAGCAGACGGCCGCGGGCGAGGAGACGCTCGACGGGTTCAGGACGAGGAAAAGCACGATCGAGGTTTCCTGCCCGGGCAAGGAGAAGTTCGGCGGGACGATGTGGATCACGAAGGAAAACATCGTGATGCGGATGGAGACCGACGTGAAGACCTCCGGGGCAAAGAAGGAGAAGTTCCGGATGGAGCTGAAAAACCTGAAGATCGGGAAGCAGGACCCCGCGCTGTTCGAGATCCCGAAGGGATACGAGAAGTTCGAGGTTCCCTCGATCGGGAACATCCAGCAGATGTTCCGGGACCAGGCGGCGAAGGACGAACAGCGCCGCAGGGAGCAGGAAGAGGCGAAGGCGAGGGAGAGGGAAGAAGCCGCGGCGAAGGCCCGGGAGACCGGCCGCTCCTATTCCGCGCAGCCCCGGGAGCAGACCCCGCTCGAGTCGGGCGTCGACAAGGCGAAGAAGCTCAAGAACCTGCTGGGCTGGTGA
- a CDS encoding acyl-CoA dehydratase activase, which translates to MSAPASVGVDAGSTTFKAVAIDGEGRIVASFLEPADPRIEEQAARALASLGAEGGVPAVPVGATGYGRRRVAATRALTEITCHARGAFFRTREPGILVDVGGQDTKVVRVGPGGTVLDFAMNDKCAAGTGRFLEVVLARLRVPPGEVAQYVARASRTVPVTSTCTVFAESEVVSLVARGEPVEDIVKGLHAALASRVASLVGPVPAGARVFMSGGVALNPAMVDALSQALGAPVAVVPDPQLVGALGAALSALEAEAPRT; encoded by the coding sequence ATGAGCGCTCCCGCATCCGTCGGCGTCGACGCCGGCAGCACGACCTTCAAGGCGGTCGCCATCGACGGCGAAGGACGGATCGTCGCCTCCTTCCTCGAGCCGGCCGACCCCCGCATCGAGGAGCAGGCGGCACGGGCGCTCGCCTCCCTCGGCGCGGAAGGCGGCGTTCCTGCGGTTCCCGTCGGCGCGACGGGCTACGGCCGCAGACGCGTCGCCGCAACCCGGGCGCTCACCGAGATCACCTGCCACGCCCGGGGCGCCTTCTTCCGGACCCGGGAGCCCGGCATCCTGGTGGACGTCGGCGGGCAGGACACGAAGGTCGTCCGCGTCGGGCCGGGCGGAACCGTCCTCGACTTCGCGATGAACGACAAGTGCGCCGCCGGAACCGGCCGCTTCCTGGAAGTCGTCCTGGCGCGGCTCCGGGTGCCGCCGGGCGAGGTGGCGCAATACGTCGCGCGCGCCTCCCGCACGGTCCCTGTGACCAGCACCTGCACCGTCTTCGCGGAGAGCGAAGTCGTCTCCCTTGTCGCGCGCGGAGAGCCGGTGGAGGACATCGTCAAGGGGCTGCACGCGGCGCTTGCGAGCCGGGTGGCTTCGCTGGTCGGCCCGGTCCCCGCGGGGGCCAGGGTGTTCATGAGCGGCGGCGTCGCGCTGAACCCGGCGATGGTGGACGCCCTGTCGCAGGCGCTGGGCGCGCCTGTTGCCGTGGTCCCCGACCCGCAGCTCGTCGGCGCCCTCGGCGCCGCGCTGTCGGCACTGGAGGCGGAGGCTCCGCGGACGTGA
- a CDS encoding thiamine pyrophosphate-dependent enzyme: MNRPMLMLGNEAIALALIENGCRVAASYPGTPASEILSAVAKLRNDRGIPMHAEWSVNEKVAFEIAYTASVAGLRAAAGMKQVGLNVASDPLMSAVYSGVKGGFLVISADDPGPHSSQTEQDSRLMAMVAKLPVLDPDSPAHARDLVALGYELSEKFEIPVMLRPTTRVCHACQDILPGDSVPPAGEADFRKSPSRWAATPVFRNLLHKELTTKLAEIAGWAPTAPIRWNPDASGTRAVVASGVAAAHAREVLEGLGLWGSVPFYQVLQPFPLHADFVSHVLGSYGEILVLEETAAVIEMQLLDRGRVRGKATGAVPEAGELLPEEIERIVSEFAGIGAGKPAERGAPPPGRRPTLCAGCPHRASFYAIRRAAPNGIYPSDIGCYTLGLNLGAVDTVLCMGAAVGQAAGFYQAYRLGGKTVDIVATIGDSTFFHAGIPGLIDAAVQKAKFVLVILDNAMAAMTGAQPTPATGCGAMGEPTGIVDMEALVRACGAGFCKVGTPSRFDEFVALLKEALAYSRENGPAVVIAREPCVMSLGGKARADAPKAVVTDACAGCRHCVDRYECPAIVFDEDGKRACIDGFHCAGCGVCLHVCPLGAIRAGGGEGGAP; the protein is encoded by the coding sequence ATGAACCGTCCGATGCTCATGCTGGGAAACGAAGCGATCGCGCTCGCGCTGATCGAGAACGGCTGCCGGGTCGCCGCGTCGTACCCGGGGACGCCCGCATCCGAGATCCTCTCCGCCGTGGCGAAGCTGCGCAACGATCGCGGGATCCCGATGCACGCGGAATGGTCGGTGAACGAGAAGGTCGCCTTCGAGATCGCCTACACCGCGAGCGTCGCGGGGCTGCGCGCGGCGGCGGGCATGAAGCAGGTGGGGCTGAACGTGGCGTCCGACCCGCTGATGAGCGCCGTCTACTCGGGCGTGAAGGGCGGCTTCCTCGTCATCTCCGCGGACGACCCCGGTCCGCACTCCTCACAGACCGAGCAGGACAGCCGGCTCATGGCGATGGTCGCCAAGCTCCCCGTGCTCGACCCCGATTCCCCCGCCCATGCCCGGGATCTGGTGGCGCTCGGGTATGAGCTGTCGGAAAAGTTCGAGATCCCCGTGATGCTCCGCCCCACGACGCGTGTGTGCCACGCGTGCCAGGACATCCTGCCCGGCGATTCCGTTCCTCCGGCGGGAGAGGCCGATTTCCGGAAATCTCCCTCCCGCTGGGCGGCCACGCCGGTCTTCCGCAACCTGCTTCACAAAGAGCTGACCACGAAGCTGGCAGAGATCGCCGGGTGGGCGCCGACCGCTCCGATCCGATGGAATCCGGACGCGTCGGGGACGCGAGCCGTTGTCGCCTCCGGCGTCGCCGCGGCCCACGCTCGGGAGGTCCTGGAAGGGCTCGGGCTGTGGGGGAGCGTGCCCTTTTACCAGGTGCTCCAGCCGTTTCCTCTGCATGCCGACTTCGTGTCCCACGTCCTTGGAAGCTACGGGGAGATCCTCGTGCTCGAGGAGACGGCAGCGGTCATCGAGATGCAGCTTCTCGACCGGGGGCGCGTCAGGGGGAAGGCGACCGGCGCTGTGCCCGAGGCGGGGGAGCTGCTGCCGGAGGAGATCGAGCGCATCGTCTCGGAGTTCGCCGGGATCGGGGCGGGAAAACCCGCGGAGAGGGGTGCGCCTCCGCCGGGCCGCCGTCCCACCCTGTGCGCGGGATGCCCGCACCGCGCGAGCTTCTACGCGATCCGGCGCGCCGCCCCCAACGGGATCTACCCGAGCGACATCGGCTGCTACACGCTGGGGCTGAACCTGGGGGCGGTCGACACGGTCCTGTGCATGGGTGCGGCGGTCGGCCAGGCAGCGGGCTTTTACCAGGCATACCGGCTCGGCGGGAAGACGGTCGACATCGTCGCGACGATCGGCGACTCCACCTTCTTCCACGCGGGGATCCCCGGGCTGATCGACGCGGCGGTACAGAAGGCGAAGTTCGTCCTCGTGATCCTCGACAACGCGATGGCGGCCATGACGGGAGCGCAGCCCACGCCGGCTACCGGGTGCGGGGCGATGGGCGAGCCGACCGGTATCGTCGACATGGAGGCGCTCGTCCGCGCCTGCGGCGCCGGCTTCTGCAAGGTGGGAACGCCGTCCCGGTTCGACGAGTTCGTCGCCCTCCTCAAGGAGGCGCTCGCGTACAGCCGCGAGAACGGCCCGGCCGTGGTGATCGCCCGGGAGCCGTGCGTGATGTCGCTTGGGGGGAAGGCGCGAGCGGATGCCCCGAAGGCGGTCGTCACCGACGCGTGCGCCGGCTGCCGGCACTGCGTAGACCGGTACGAGTGCCCGGCGATCGTCTTCGACGAGGATGGGAAGCGCGCCTGCATCGACGGGTTCCACTGCGCGGGCTGCGGCGTCTGCCTGCACGTCTGCCCCCTGGGCGCGATCCGCGCCGGCGGCGGGGAAGGGGGGGCGCCGTGA
- a CDS encoding TRAP transporter large permease encodes MSGPAIGLLGIGAMFLILFLLRIPAAFTMMLVGSAGIALMTSFDAACAIVGTEMWNIFSNYGLTVIPLFILVGEIVHYAGYNFSVYDATYKWFGHFRGGLAMTTIMASAAFSAISGSNTATAATMSAVAIPAMKEYKYHPLLNAGAVSAGATLGVLIPPSLVLVVYGLYTGQSIGKLFFGNIIPSVILTLAILGTVVWICRIHPDWGAAGPRFGWKERLKALPEAADILVLFGIIMYAMFTGVVTATEAAAVSCFLGYAICLARRKLTWKKFIDSMKDTLRISCMVFMIVAGAVVFARFLTLTRLPFEIAEWIGTLALPRWMVLWVILGCYILGGCVMDALAFLLVSLPIFYPLVVQLGYDPIWFGQAVTIVTTMGAIMPPIGICCYVVSGMSGIPLSTVFRGSFYYFPAYIVSIVILMISPYWTVLVLSDMVR; translated from the coding sequence TTGAGCGGTCCCGCCATCGGCCTGCTGGGGATCGGGGCGATGTTCCTCATCCTGTTCCTCCTGCGCATCCCCGCGGCATTCACCATGATGCTCGTGGGCTCCGCGGGGATCGCCCTGATGACCTCGTTCGACGCGGCGTGCGCGATCGTAGGGACGGAGATGTGGAACATCTTCTCGAACTACGGGCTGACGGTGATCCCGCTGTTCATCCTGGTGGGGGAGATCGTCCACTACGCCGGCTACAACTTCAGCGTCTACGACGCGACGTACAAATGGTTCGGGCACTTCCGGGGCGGGCTCGCCATGACCACGATCATGGCATCGGCGGCCTTCTCGGCCATCTCGGGGTCCAACACGGCGACGGCGGCCACGATGAGCGCGGTCGCGATCCCCGCGATGAAGGAGTACAAGTACCACCCGCTGCTCAACGCCGGCGCGGTCTCCGCGGGCGCGACGCTCGGCGTCCTGATCCCGCCCTCGCTCGTCCTCGTCGTGTACGGGCTCTACACGGGGCAGTCCATCGGGAAGCTGTTCTTCGGCAACATCATCCCCAGCGTCATCTTGACGCTGGCCATCCTCGGCACGGTGGTTTGGATCTGCCGCATCCATCCCGACTGGGGCGCGGCGGGGCCGCGGTTCGGATGGAAGGAGCGGCTGAAGGCGCTGCCGGAGGCGGCCGACATCCTCGTCCTCTTCGGGATCATCATGTACGCGATGTTCACCGGGGTCGTCACCGCGACGGAGGCGGCCGCCGTGAGCTGCTTCCTCGGATATGCGATATGCCTTGCGAGACGCAAACTTACATGGAAGAAGTTCATCGATTCCATGAAGGACACCCTGCGGATCTCCTGCATGGTCTTCATGATCGTGGCGGGCGCGGTGGTCTTCGCGCGCTTCCTGACGCTGACCCGCCTGCCGTTCGAGATCGCGGAGTGGATCGGAACGCTCGCCCTCCCCCGGTGGATGGTCCTGTGGGTGATCCTCGGATGCTACATCCTGGGCGGCTGCGTCATGGACGCCCTTGCGTTCCTCCTCGTGTCGCTGCCGATCTTCTACCCGCTGGTCGTCCAGCTCGGCTACGACCCGATCTGGTTCGGGCAGGCGGTGACGATCGTCACCACGATGGGCGCCATCATGCCTCCCATCGGGATCTGCTGCTACGTCGTCTCCGGGATGTCCGGCATACCGTTATCGACCGTCTTCCGCGGCTCCTTCTACTATTTCCCCGCCTACATCGTCTCCATCGTCATCCTCATGATCTCCCCGTACTGGACGGTGCTCGTGCTGTCCGACATGGTGCGGTGA
- a CDS encoding 2-oxoacid:acceptor oxidoreductase family protein encodes MNGRAVRGGDVRQQILVSGVGGQGVLFVSRLLAEAAICRGMSVLTSEIHGMAQRGGTVVSHVKVGGFPGPLIREGKADGIVVLREENLPAHRRFLSPSGWAAVNSTAPGAAPPDPRVLFVDAGGIAVKAGMPKGINLVLIGYLLARLDSAGEGGRIFCEPEDIREALGARFARNPRVLEESLAAFALGIRHGRE; translated from the coding sequence GTGAACGGGCGCGCGGTGCGGGGCGGGGATGTCCGTCAGCAGATCCTCGTCAGCGGCGTGGGGGGGCAGGGGGTGCTCTTCGTTTCCCGGCTCCTGGCCGAGGCGGCCATCTGCCGCGGGATGAGCGTCCTGACGTCCGAGATCCACGGCATGGCGCAGCGGGGCGGGACGGTGGTGTCCCACGTGAAGGTGGGCGGCTTCCCGGGTCCCCTGATCCGCGAGGGGAAGGCCGACGGCATCGTCGTGCTCCGGGAGGAGAACCTTCCCGCCCACCGGCGCTTCCTGTCTCCTTCCGGGTGGGCCGCGGTGAATTCCACGGCCCCGGGGGCGGCTCCCCCCGATCCCCGCGTCCTTTTCGTCGACGCCGGGGGGATCGCGGTGAAGGCGGGGATGCCGAAAGGGATCAACCTGGTCCTGATCGGGTATCTTCTCGCGCGGCTCGATTCCGCGGGAGAGGGGGGGCGGATCTTCTGCGAACCGGAAGACATCCGGGAGGCGCTGGGCGCCCGCTTCGCGCGGAATCCCCGCGTCCTAGAGGAGTCCCTGGCGGCGTTCGCGCTGGGAATACGTCACGGTAGGGAATGA
- a CDS encoding phenylacetate--CoA ligase, whose translation MLKRFPPKYSSVDALPGYQLRGLQWTVSHAFRHSPFYRQRLEAAGVTPGDIRSLDDIRRLPFTTADDLREGYPLPLLSVDPKEIVRIHSSSGTTGKRKVLCYTQKDVSDWGCMFARCFEMAGLTQEDRVQICVGYGLWTAGAGFQAGVEKFGAMAIPVGPGNLDLQCTFLLDLRSTVLCCTASMGLLLAEEVHRRGIRGLLKLKKVILGAERTSDAMIATIKALLGVREVYDIPGLTELYGPGTGLSCRHESGIHYWADYYILELLDPETLEPVKPGEIGEMVFTTLGKEGSPLIRYRSRDLTRTVEGVCQCGCILPRHDKILGRSDDMIVFRGVNVYPGQLDEVLSRIDGAGSEFQAHIERREDGKDYMTIKVERGAHMGEGADGPIASAIAGEIKHNLMVSCNVQVVPYGSLPRSEKKTRRVFDSRVF comes from the coding sequence ATGCTCAAAAGATTCCCCCCGAAATACTCATCCGTCGACGCGCTTCCCGGCTACCAGCTCCGGGGGCTCCAATGGACGGTGTCGCACGCCTTCCGGCACTCCCCCTTCTACCGCCAGCGCCTCGAAGCGGCGGGGGTGACGCCCGGAGACATCCGCTCGCTCGACGACATCCGGCGGCTCCCCTTCACGACGGCGGACGACCTGAGGGAGGGGTACCCGCTGCCGCTTTTGTCGGTCGATCCGAAGGAGATCGTGCGGATCCATTCCTCCTCGGGGACCACGGGGAAGCGGAAGGTCCTTTGCTACACGCAGAAAGACGTCTCCGACTGGGGCTGCATGTTCGCCCGCTGCTTCGAGATGGCGGGGCTCACGCAGGAGGACCGTGTTCAGATCTGCGTGGGGTACGGGCTCTGGACGGCCGGGGCGGGCTTCCAGGCGGGAGTGGAGAAGTTCGGCGCGATGGCCATCCCCGTGGGGCCGGGGAACCTCGACCTGCAGTGCACCTTCCTGCTCGATCTGCGGTCGACCGTCCTCTGCTGCACCGCCTCCATGGGGCTGCTGCTGGCGGAGGAGGTGCACCGGCGGGGGATCCGCGGCCTGCTCAAACTGAAGAAGGTCATCCTCGGGGCGGAGCGGACCAGCGACGCGATGATCGCGACGATCAAGGCGCTGCTGGGCGTCCGGGAGGTGTACGACATCCCGGGGCTCACGGAGCTGTACGGCCCCGGGACGGGACTGTCGTGCCGCCACGAGTCGGGGATCCACTACTGGGCCGACTACTACATCCTCGAGCTGCTCGACCCGGAAACGCTGGAGCCGGTCAAGCCCGGCGAGATCGGGGAGATGGTGTTCACCACGCTCGGCAAGGAAGGGTCGCCCCTCATCCGGTACCGGTCGCGCGACCTGACGCGGACGGTCGAGGGCGTCTGCCAGTGCGGCTGCATCCTGCCGCGGCACGACAAGATCCTCGGCCGCTCCGACGACATGATCGTCTTCCGGGGAGTCAACGTGTATCCCGGGCAGCTCGACGAGGTGCTCTCAAGGATCGACGGGGCCGGAAGCGAGTTCCAGGCGCACATCGAGCGGCGGGAGGACGGGAAGGACTACATGACCATCAAGGTGGAGCGGGGGGCCCACATGGGCGAGGGCGCCGACGGCCCCATCGCCTCCGCGATCGCCGGGGAGATCAAGCACAACCTGATGGTATCGTGCAACGTGCAGGTCGTCCCGTACGGGTCGCTCCCGAGGTCCGAGAAGAAGACCCGGAGGGTGTTCGACAGCCGCGTGTTCTGA